From Natator depressus isolate rNatDep1 chromosome 7, rNatDep2.hap1, whole genome shotgun sequence, the proteins below share one genomic window:
- the DMAC1 gene encoding distal membrane-arm assembly complex protein 1 — translation MSKALEESKAAAPPPKPLFGSCWSCRILSGSALIGAGYWVYLGPRRVMSRGIAPSPWNIFQLSFAVSLACWGVVILADPVGKQKK, via the exons ATGTCTAAGGCCCTGGAGGAGAGCAAGGCGGCCGCGCCTCCCCCCAAGCCGCTGTTCGGGAGCTGTTGGAGCTGCCGCATCCTGTCCGGCTCGGCGCTGATCGGGGCCGGGTACTGGGTCTATCTAGGCCCGCGCAGGGTCATGAGCCGGGGCATCGCCCCCTCCCCGTGGAACATTTTCCAGCTCTCCTTCGCAGTCA GTCTCGCCTGCTGGGGTGTAGTCATCCTAGCTGATCCAGTTGGGAAACAGAAGAAGTAG
- the CSKMT gene encoding citrate synthase-lysine N-methyltransferase CSKMT, mitochondrial isoform X1 produces the protein MAGCLRDRDGGGGRALNCFWEEAWWRSSCLIEDNTLVELNPPLRTRTSHSLRGDGLFHSMAQPGTWDRFYTQQDTAGTPRHFNWFFDYTAISGLLLPTLQGCGPSEPNASPIRVLDVGCGTSDVGLGLYRDSPHPVHISCVDVSPVAIRSLHRLLQEVPPPRHPLSQLHLHVADATDLEGGGFGDGSFHLVLDKGTCDSLLRCPQGPGQARRLVAECLRVLRPGGSLLQFSDEDPDARVPFLEQAGGAGVTVQEVGHIGGICYYVYTLCRLALETPINGALG, from the exons ATGGCTGGTTGTTTGCGGGACAGGGATGGCGGAGGGGGGCGGGCGCTCAACTGCTTCTGGGAGGAGGCCTGGTGGAGGTCAAGCTGCCTGATCGAGGACAATACCCTTGTGGAGCTGAACCCTCCTCTGAGGACACGAACCAGCCACTCGCTAAGGGGAG ATGGCCTGTTCCACAGCATGGCCCAGCCTGGCACATGGGACCGCTTCTACACGCAGCAGGACACAGCTGGCACCCCCAGACATTTCAACTGGTTCTTCGACTACACAGCCATCTCCGGGCTCCTGCTCCCGACCCTGCAGGGGTGTGGCCCCTCAGAACCCAATGCCAGCCCCATTCGGGTGCTCGATGTGGGCTGTGGCACTTCGGATGTGGGTCTGGGGCTATACCGGGACTCCCCACACCCTGTCCACATCTCCTGTGTGGATGTGTCCCCTGTGGCCATCAGGTCTCTCCACCGGCTGCTCCAGGAAGTCCCCCCACCCCGACACCCCCTCTCCCAGCTTCACCTCCATGTGGCTGATGCCACTGACCTTGAGGGGGGTGGCTTTGGCGATGGTTCTTTCCACCTGGTGCTGGACAAGGGTACATGCGACTCGCTCCTGCGCTGCCCCcaggggccaggccaggccaggcggCTGGTGGCCGAGTGCCTGCGAGTGCTGCGCCCTGGGGGCAGCTTGCTGCAGTTTTCAGATGAGGACCCAGATGCCAGGGTCCCTTtcctggagcaggctgggggggctggtGTGACAGTGCAGGAAGTCGGGCACATTGGTGGCATCTGCTACTATGTCTACACGCTGTGCCGGCTGGCCCTGGAGACACCAATCAATGGGGCACTGGGCTAG
- the UQCC3 gene encoding ubiquinol-cytochrome-c reductase complex assembly factor 3, with amino-acid sequence MVNFCPLCPPGSLNSAANQGFSYRALMEFLRRLVLGSLMVAGTTGLGVGVWALVTPGELRRREIAKELPETNPLRWAERRHQNELVMAAIKEAAETNENVARRPSPGWSK; translated from the exons ATGGTTAACTTCTGTCcgctctgtcccccaggcagcCTGAACTCCGCGGCTAACCAGGGTTTTTCATACCGCGCCCTAATGGAATTCCTGCGACGCCTGGTGCTGGGGAGCCTGATGGTGGCTGGGACcacggggctgggggtcggggtCTGGGCGCTAGTAACGCCGGGGGAGCTGCGCAGGCGGGAGATAGCCAAG GAGCTGCCGGAGACAAACCCCCTGCGCTGGGCGGAGAGGCGACACCAGAATGAGCTGGTAATGGCAGCGATTAAAGAGGCAGCTGAAACAAATGAGAATGTGGCCCGGAGGCCTTCACCAGGCTGGAGCAAGTGA
- the CSKMT gene encoding citrate synthase-lysine N-methyltransferase CSKMT, mitochondrial isoform X2, whose translation MAALMLPPRGGPALGTLLRPLCSWADGLFHSMAQPGTWDRFYTQQDTAGTPRHFNWFFDYTAISGLLLPTLQGCGPSEPNASPIRVLDVGCGTSDVGLGLYRDSPHPVHISCVDVSPVAIRSLHRLLQEVPPPRHPLSQLHLHVADATDLEGGGFGDGSFHLVLDKGTCDSLLRCPQGPGQARRLVAECLRVLRPGGSLLQFSDEDPDARVPFLEQAGGAGVTVQEVGHIGGICYYVYTLCRLALETPINGALG comes from the exons ATGGCAGCGCTGATGCTCCCCCCGCGGGGCGGCCCGGCCCTGGGGACTCTGCTCCGGCCGCTCTGCTCCTGGGCAG ATGGCCTGTTCCACAGCATGGCCCAGCCTGGCACATGGGACCGCTTCTACACGCAGCAGGACACAGCTGGCACCCCCAGACATTTCAACTGGTTCTTCGACTACACAGCCATCTCCGGGCTCCTGCTCCCGACCCTGCAGGGGTGTGGCCCCTCAGAACCCAATGCCAGCCCCATTCGGGTGCTCGATGTGGGCTGTGGCACTTCGGATGTGGGTCTGGGGCTATACCGGGACTCCCCACACCCTGTCCACATCTCCTGTGTGGATGTGTCCCCTGTGGCCATCAGGTCTCTCCACCGGCTGCTCCAGGAAGTCCCCCCACCCCGACACCCCCTCTCCCAGCTTCACCTCCATGTGGCTGATGCCACTGACCTTGAGGGGGGTGGCTTTGGCGATGGTTCTTTCCACCTGGTGCTGGACAAGGGTACATGCGACTCGCTCCTGCGCTGCCCCcaggggccaggccaggccaggcggCTGGTGGCCGAGTGCCTGCGAGTGCTGCGCCCTGGGGGCAGCTTGCTGCAGTTTTCAGATGAGGACCCAGATGCCAGGGTCCCTTtcctggagcaggctgggggggctggtGTGACAGTGCAGGAAGTCGGGCACATTGGTGGCATCTGCTACTATGTCTACACGCTGTGCCGGCTGGCCCTGGAGACACCAATCAATGGGGCACTGGGCTAG